One stretch of Halobaculum marinum DNA includes these proteins:
- a CDS encoding DUF4129 domain-containing protein, translating into MGYDPARVALALLAVGVVAVSATLFPAAGLGSYPAADRTGGVSGTTGDGGVGGTTPASATTPTATPDPSSGTDGGTATPTATPTPTATPTPEPAANYDTGGGGFGGVAGLLFGLLCVLLVGSVGGVLVLSGRYAVNADELPAGRLPRLRLAVRAVPQTTMAVLVGAGSTAATAAETLGSVAGALGGSLATGTGTVLGGFGRALAAVPTALAALSLPSLSLSGLFSGIGSPPGSTGRRPSGRSKTGGGASTATSGEPTEPDPPETIREAWRRFRAAVPGRDKESWTPGDLARRATDRGYPRDAVDALTEAFRGIRYGNWAVTPERRDRALDAYDRVRRTLDGGPGDEDGDAGDTGDAGGDDR; encoded by the coding sequence ATGGGATACGACCCCGCTCGTGTCGCCCTCGCCCTCCTCGCTGTCGGCGTCGTCGCGGTGTCTGCGACGCTGTTCCCGGCCGCCGGCCTCGGTTCGTACCCGGCGGCAGACCGGACCGGCGGCGTCTCCGGAACGACCGGCGACGGAGGAGTCGGCGGCACAACGCCCGCATCGGCGACGACCCCCACGGCCACCCCGGATCCGAGTTCCGGGACCGACGGCGGAACCGCCACACCCACGGCCACCCCGACGCCCACGGCCACGCCGACCCCGGAGCCAGCGGCGAACTACGACACCGGCGGCGGCGGGTTCGGCGGCGTCGCGGGGCTGCTGTTCGGACTCCTCTGTGTCCTGCTGGTCGGCAGCGTCGGCGGCGTGCTGGTCCTCTCGGGGCGCTACGCCGTGAACGCCGACGAGTTGCCGGCGGGACGGCTCCCCCGACTCCGACTCGCGGTGCGTGCGGTCCCCCAGACCACGATGGCGGTGCTGGTCGGCGCCGGGTCGACCGCCGCGACCGCCGCGGAGACGCTCGGGTCGGTTGCCGGCGCACTCGGCGGGAGTCTCGCTACCGGAACTGGGACCGTCCTGGGTGGGTTCGGGCGCGCGCTGGCGGCCGTCCCGACCGCACTCGCGGCGCTGTCGCTCCCCTCGCTGTCGCTGTCGGGGCTGTTCTCCGGCATCGGCTCGCCCCCGGGGAGCACGGGCCGGCGACCGAGCGGTCGGTCGAAGACCGGCGGCGGCGCCTCGACGGCGACCTCGGGTGAACCGACCGAACCGGACCCGCCCGAGACGATACGGGAGGCGTGGCGCCGCTTCCGGGCGGCCGTCCCGGGGCGTGACAAGGAGTCGTGGACGCCGGGCGACCTCGCACGGCGCGCGACCGACCGCGGCTACCCCCGCGACGCCGTCGACGCGCTGACGGAGGCGTTCCGCGGCATCCGGTACGGGAACTGGGCGGTCACCCCCGAACGCCGCGACCGCGCGCT
- a CDS encoding GMP synthase subunit A produces the protein MSEPRIVVIDNHGQFTHLEGRALRDVGVDTDILDNDTDPADIDADGIVLSGGPDMDRVGRCAEYLDLDVPVLGICLGLQFIAKELGGRVESGDYGGYADVDVRITDPDDPLVGSLAPETRTWASHADEVVEVPEGFHVTADSDVCGVEAMSDPERDLYGVQWHPEVSHTERGQEVFENFVAICE, from the coding sequence ATGAGCGAGCCGCGTATCGTGGTCATCGACAACCACGGACAGTTCACGCACCTGGAGGGTCGCGCTCTGCGCGACGTGGGCGTCGACACCGACATCCTCGACAACGACACCGACCCCGCCGACATCGACGCCGACGGCATCGTCCTCTCGGGCGGCCCGGACATGGACCGGGTCGGTCGGTGTGCGGAGTACCTCGACCTCGACGTGCCCGTCCTGGGCATCTGTCTGGGCCTGCAGTTCATCGCCAAGGAGCTCGGTGGGCGCGTCGAGTCCGGCGACTACGGCGGCTACGCCGACGTGGACGTGCGGATCACCGACCCGGACGACCCGCTCGTCGGGTCGCTCGCACCCGAGACGCGCACGTGGGCGAGCCACGCCGACGAGGTCGTCGAGGTGCCCGAGGGGTTCCACGTCACCGCCGACAGCGACGTCTGCGGCGTCGAGGCGATGAGCGACCCCGAGCGCGACCTGTACGGCGTCCAGTGGCACCCCGAAGTGAGCCACACCGAGCGCGGCCAGGAGGTCTTCGAGAACTTCGTCGCCATCTGCGAGTAA
- a CDS encoding DUF2070 family protein, whose product MTATQSNLAGLSRFIFRAPSWYTSVAFALLLAAVAGIGAFERPETTQVWRGVLFVGRDAWEGVFFIGIPTIVAGLGTAWVDRLVGGKLTPNRSSLLALVCEVIIVAFLTVGALLAYLTPLGQRFVFDVLVVALASVFAIRLLVIMAVSQSSILVAAVPASLQSATAAVLLFVYSGTLSLLEVSGPLLDTFLMPYLARPGEAPAELSAISPDHFVVLGLTSVLYAAGVWTFLYVVDRPWRNTLGVSVLDFLRGFIGHIAEGTRELEDFFEQLGEEAVVPVTVLSFRTPDDTEKARWVLPMIHPGPMGEIGGGNLPVRVADATEGLAFPPHATAGHDFNLVTEREVDTVIDAADRAYDRLTYSRDATESLRADAGEASLLGQGFGDDALLVSTFAPGFADDVEYAVGLSTAAEARTGGLGDVLLADAHNSNNGLDGPDLGHVTPGSVRSFDMIRAAGEAGDRLAVAPRGDLSIGVAWEPTDWVPAEGIGPLGIRAMVTEVATDPESGASAVDTGDADDADPDAAQTTAYVLVDGNNMEPGLRDVLVEAVVDRVGVDDAEVLTTDTHVVNTVEADNQVGAVVDHDELTDVVVDVVREATTDAEPVEAGMATEHAEVTVFGNDRTESLASHANAAVSMGGALAAAVVLASLAISVLLFFVTGP is encoded by the coding sequence ATGACAGCGACCCAGAGCAACCTCGCCGGGCTGTCGCGGTTCATCTTCCGCGCCCCGTCGTGGTACACGTCGGTCGCGTTCGCCCTCCTCCTCGCCGCAGTCGCTGGGATCGGCGCGTTCGAGCGCCCCGAGACCACGCAGGTGTGGCGCGGCGTGCTGTTCGTCGGGCGCGACGCCTGGGAGGGCGTGTTCTTCATTGGCATCCCGACCATCGTCGCCGGCCTCGGCACCGCGTGGGTGGACAGACTCGTCGGCGGGAAGTTGACGCCGAACCGTTCGTCGCTGCTGGCGCTGGTGTGTGAGGTGATCATCGTCGCGTTCCTCACCGTGGGCGCGCTGCTCGCGTACCTCACCCCGCTCGGCCAGCGGTTCGTCTTCGACGTGCTCGTCGTCGCGCTCGCGTCGGTGTTCGCCATCCGCCTGCTGGTCATCATGGCGGTGTCGCAGTCGTCCATCCTCGTCGCGGCGGTGCCCGCCAGCCTCCAGAGCGCCACCGCCGCGGTGCTGCTGTTCGTCTACAGCGGGACGCTCAGCCTGTTGGAGGTGAGCGGCCCCCTGCTCGACACGTTCCTCATGCCGTACCTCGCGCGACCCGGCGAGGCACCCGCTGAGCTGTCGGCGATCAGCCCCGACCACTTCGTCGTCCTCGGCTTGACGTCGGTGCTGTACGCCGCGGGCGTGTGGACGTTCCTCTACGTCGTCGACCGCCCGTGGCGCAACACGCTCGGGGTCAGCGTGCTCGACTTCCTCCGCGGGTTCATCGGCCACATCGCCGAGGGGACTCGCGAGTTGGAGGACTTCTTCGAGCAGTTGGGCGAGGAGGCCGTCGTCCCCGTCACCGTCCTCTCGTTTCGCACCCCCGACGACACCGAGAAGGCCCGCTGGGTGCTCCCGATGATCCACCCGGGGCCGATGGGCGAGATTGGCGGCGGCAACCTCCCGGTCCGCGTCGCCGACGCCACCGAGGGGCTGGCGTTCCCGCCGCACGCGACCGCCGGCCACGACTTCAACCTCGTCACCGAACGCGAAGTCGACACCGTCATCGACGCCGCCGACCGGGCGTACGACCGCCTCACCTACTCGCGCGACGCCACCGAGAGCCTCCGGGCCGACGCCGGCGAGGCGTCGCTACTCGGGCAGGGGTTCGGCGACGACGCGCTCCTCGTCTCCACGTTCGCACCGGGCTTCGCCGACGACGTGGAGTACGCGGTAGGGCTCTCGACCGCCGCGGAGGCGCGCACCGGCGGCCTCGGCGACGTGCTGCTCGCGGACGCGCACAACTCCAACAACGGACTCGACGGCCCGGACCTGGGCCACGTGACGCCCGGGTCGGTCCGCTCGTTCGACATGATCCGGGCCGCCGGCGAGGCCGGCGACCGACTCGCGGTCGCGCCCCGCGGCGACCTCTCGATCGGCGTCGCCTGGGAGCCCACCGACTGGGTGCCGGCAGAGGGGATCGGTCCGCTCGGCATCCGCGCGATGGTCACCGAGGTGGCGACCGACCCCGAGTCGGGCGCGAGTGCGGTCGACACCGGCGACGCCGACGACGCCGACCCCGACGCCGCACAGACGACCGCCTACGTCCTCGTCGACGGCAACAACATGGAACCGGGGCTGCGGGACGTGCTCGTCGAGGCCGTAGTCGACCGCGTCGGCGTCGACGACGCGGAGGTGCTCACTACCGATACGCACGTCGTCAACACCGTCGAAGCGGACAACCAGGTCGGCGCCGTCGTCGACCACGACGAGTTGACCGACGTGGTCGTCGACGTGGTGCGCGAGGCGACGACAGACGCCGAACCGGTCGAGGCGGGGATGGCGACCGAGCACGCCGAGGTGACCGTGTTCGGGAACGACCGGACCGAGTCGCTCGCCAGCCACGCCAACGCCGCCGTCTCGATGGGCGGCGCGCTCGCGGCGGCGGTCGTCCTCGCGTCGCTGGCGATCTCCGTCCTCCTGTTCTTCGTCACGGGTCCGTGA
- a CDS encoding DUF7097 family protein, with amino-acid sequence MERTPDGTPVGVDDPYEYAGRCDHLTDDGRCRFALDRAGDDPTFAAARRRDDYACVVADEDVDWADCPHYRSTSDAKACVRCGLEEVRIAHDERRPLIEAHHLSYGEGAASSGRKPHDGDADRSLSHEITVGLCRWCHTKVHKSFARIDDDASPDPEAVAEREGRRTDELGELGFSTAGERYGEDG; translated from the coding sequence ATGGAGCGTACGCCGGACGGCACGCCCGTCGGCGTCGACGACCCGTACGAGTACGCCGGGCGCTGTGACCACCTGACCGACGACGGTCGGTGTCGGTTCGCGCTCGACAGGGCGGGCGACGACCCGACGTTCGCGGCCGCGCGCCGCCGCGACGACTACGCCTGCGTCGTCGCCGACGAGGATGTGGACTGGGCCGACTGCCCCCACTACCGGTCGACGAGCGACGCCAAGGCGTGTGTCCGGTGCGGCCTCGAAGAGGTGCGCATCGCCCACGACGAGCGGCGGCCCCTGATCGAAGCACACCACCTCTCGTACGGCGAGGGGGCTGCAAGTAGCGGACGCAAACCGCACGACGGCGACGCGGATCGGAGCCTCTCACACGAGATCACCGTCGGCCTCTGCCGGTGGTGTCACACGAAGGTCCACAAGTCGTTCGCGCGCATCGACGACGACGCGAGTCCGGACCCGGAGGCCGTCGCCGAGCGCGAGGGGCGCCGCACCGACGAGTTGGGGGAGTTGGGGTTCTCGACGGCGGGCGAGCGCTACGGGGAGGACGGGTGA
- a CDS encoding rubrerythrin-like domain-containing protein — MRSDPYQAGSVRVFECRECSARVEASHSPGTCSDCGGDLQDISVPRE; from the coding sequence ATGCGCTCCGACCCATACCAAGCCGGATCGGTGCGCGTGTTCGAGTGTCGGGAGTGCTCAGCACGCGTCGAGGCGTCGCACAGCCCCGGAACCTGTAGCGACTGCGGCGGCGACCTGCAGGACATCAGCGTCCCGCGGGAGTGA
- a CDS encoding M48 family metalloprotease → MVDRSLALHTAATGFATLLFTGAFALAAAALVAPWLSVSPFLLAIPIVAIALVVQVRYVRHDLLAGTGARVVDREAFPDLYRRLDRLSQGLDAPTARLAVVDSDTPNSCSVAGAGRGTVVVSTGLLDACSDDELDAVLAHELAHLRNRDATVLTAAAFLPALVNGDYSLWRDLGLDDAPGARTLVAVGGGVALYALAAPSLPGPALSATSLGSFVVGAGAVLLLGGVVLGVLATPVVFLARSLSRTREFAADRAAARLTGSPATLATLLERLGDATAAPTADARDAAQPTARRERIAGLHGLCFLPGGFDAPDDASVRDAESGTVDADDATDADDAADPFGFRVETRSHPPAADRVTRLRDLAAAMERGEA, encoded by the coding sequence ATGGTCGACCGCTCGCTCGCCCTCCACACTGCCGCCACCGGGTTCGCCACCCTGCTGTTCACCGGCGCGTTCGCGCTCGCCGCGGCCGCGCTGGTCGCCCCGTGGCTCTCCGTTTCGCCGTTCCTGCTTGCGATTCCGATCGTCGCGATCGCGCTCGTCGTGCAGGTCCGATACGTCCGACACGACCTGCTCGCGGGCACCGGTGCCCGCGTCGTCGACCGCGAAGCGTTCCCCGACCTCTACCGCCGACTCGACCGCCTCTCCCAGGGACTCGACGCGCCGACAGCGCGCCTCGCGGTCGTCGACAGCGACACGCCGAACAGCTGTTCGGTAGCCGGCGCCGGACGAGGGACCGTCGTCGTCTCGACTGGCCTGCTCGACGCCTGTTCGGACGACGAACTCGACGCCGTCCTCGCGCACGAACTCGCCCACCTGCGCAACCGCGACGCGACGGTCCTCACCGCCGCCGCGTTCCTCCCGGCGCTCGTCAACGGCGACTACTCGCTGTGGCGCGACCTGGGCCTCGACGACGCGCCGGGTGCCCGCACGTTGGTCGCCGTCGGCGGCGGCGTCGCCCTCTACGCGCTCGCCGCTCCCTCGCTCCCGGGGCCGGCACTCTCTGCCACCTCGCTGGGCTCGTTCGTCGTCGGCGCGGGCGCGGTGCTCCTGCTCGGCGGCGTCGTCCTGGGCGTGCTCGCGACGCCGGTGGTGTTCCTCGCGCGGTCGCTGTCGCGCACGCGGGAGTTCGCCGCCGACCGCGCCGCCGCCCGCCTCACCGGGTCGCCCGCGACGCTCGCGACCCTGCTCGAACGCCTCGGCGACGCGACCGCGGCACCGACGGCGGACGCCCGCGACGCTGCACAGCCGACGGCACGCCGCGAGCGAATCGCGGGACTCCACGGACTCTGCTTCCTCCCCGGCGGCTTCGACGCGCCCGACGACGCCTCCGTTCGAGACGCAGAGTCGGGCACCGTCGACGCGGACGACGCCACCGACGCAGACGACGCCGCCGACCCGTTCGGCTTCCGCGTCGAGACGCGCTCACACCCGCCCGCCGCCGACCGCGTCACCCGATTGCGTGACCTCGCGGCGGCGATGGAGCGCGGCGAGGCCTGA